CGCAATCGGCCTGACCTCTTGTGGCTCATCCAGAAGCCTACTGGCAAATCGGGCGCTAAGCGGAAGCGCGATGGCACAGTCAAAGGCGAAGGctacgacagcgacgatgagcgGCAATTCTCGCCAGGCCCCGAAGGGAGACCTAGTGGAGAAGTCGGAAATGTTGGCGCCAACGGTCTGGCACAGATGCCACGAACTGAAATGGCCGCTGTACGCcaagagctgaagaagcttcagcaacagcaaggcaTGATCTCGCGCATGATCAATCAACTGAAGGAGCAGAACGAGCACTTCTACCGGCAGGCTACTGCCTTCCAAGAACTGCACGATCGGCATGAGAACTCGATCAACGCTATCTTGACCTTCCTAGCCACATTCTACAACAGAAGCCTCGAAGGGCATTCCGGACCTGGTGTCGTGAACATGTTCGGCAACCAGACACAGAacagccagcagcaacatggcAGTGTTGTTGAGGAGTACCATGACAGCACGACTGATGCAAGCAACCAGGTGCAGCGCTACACCAAAAAGCCACAACTACTACTAGGTGCGCCTCACGCCAAAGACTCCACCAGTGGTACAGTCACACCCAACTCTAGGCAATCCGTCAGTCCGCCAGGGGGTAATTCGCCACCACTCAAACATGATAGCTCCGCCGCACTACGACCTGGAAGCACAGATCCTGTCAACGGAAGAGGCACCTCGGCGACCAGCCCTGTGATCAAAGAGGATGCTGAAACCCCAACCTACCTCAACTCGGTACCTGATAACAACCAAGTCATGAGCTACATCAACAACGCCAATGCAACCAGTGCATCAACAGAGAATACCCCTGCATTCGACATATCTGCCTTGGGAGACTACTCGAACGCGGTTGGTGGACTGACACCGCAACAGAGAAGCACTATGCTTGCAATGATCAATCAACATGGTGGTGCTTCATCGAACGAGAACAATGCTCTTGTTGCGCCAAATGCGCCTTCAGTACAGCAGCACATGGAGAACATCAAGCAAAACAAGGAGCAACTCGAAGCGCTGACTGCCATGCAAGCTTCTACCAATCAGTCCATCCAGAACATCCAAGAGAGGATAGGACAATTCTCACCTGGCGCACCTTTTAGTGGAGACGACGCAGGCGGCTCACTTCCGGATTTCATAATGGACGATTTGCTTCAAGGACCCGTCAACGACAGCGACTTCAACAACTTCGACAATAACTTCGATTTtcaagctgcagcagagcaaACGAACCCAGACTGGAATAATGACTACTTTGGCGAAGCTGGTGACACTGGAGCAGACATGTTCCAAACCGATGGGACCAACGGCCTGGATCACGATCATCTTGCGGTGTCTTCTGGAGGCACAGGAACGGTTGAGGTTTTGAGCAGTGAAGCGGCAAGTCCGTCGGCGGCTCAGAGCGTATCAGAGGATGTAGAGGGACACGAACTGGACACAAAAGCGTCGAACAAGAAGAGGCGCGTGAAATGAACAGACTTGCACATGTTGGACCGGCATTGTAGCTGACTTCTGGCTTAGGGAGGGCTGAGATAGAGATGGCTCAGAGCTGTCTTCTCGCGTACTCCTGTTTTGCATAACTCACGACGTAACGAGTTTCTTTGCATCATGCTCAACTCATATCTGCACATGATGAACGAGTTGAcgcagaagctgaaggtGGCATAGATACCCTATGAGATAAAACCTGTCACTTGACATCCACTTTCGCATTAAGCATCCATCATCTATTGAATTGATCTCATTGCTGACAAAGTTATCGAGCAGAATcagtcgacttcttcgccttttTCAGAGCGATCTCTCCGAATCGACAATATCTCTGCATTGCATATCGAGCGCAAGAGGTTACCGGCCCCGGCGCGAAGTGCGAGAACCTCCCTGCGAGCCGACTCGAAACTGCTCGACAGACGCAGGGCCAACTCGGCGGATGCAGTGTAGCAAAGGAAAGCCGTCGGTCACAGGGATGGACGATTTGGTGGTCTGGGCCGATGAGGAAGGAGCAGAGCACAATGATGCACTTCGGACACTCCCAGGATCTGGGGTCAGAACTCCATCAACGACTTTCATCACAGCCATCAGTGTTGTCCGGCTAGCTCATGAGAGCTTGCGCTGCATCCAGCTCTCGAGCCGCAGCCCAGTCAGCTTGGGTgccctcgtcctcctcaGACGCCATGCCGGCCACACTCGAAGCACGCGAGCGATCGCCATCTGAATCCGAGGAGTCTTCAGGATTCCAGTCTTGTTGCAAAGCCAGGTATGGCCTTTGATGAGGATCTGAAGGTTCTGGTTGGCGCGAAGAAGGACTGGAATTACTCCCGACACTGTCTGTCTGCGCCGGGCGGGTAGCCATCGGTTCCTGCTCCCTGGCCAGCCTTCGAGCGCGTGAAGACTGATGCATCTGAAGTTGTTGATGGGAAGGCAGCACTATTGGGTTTCCGGACTCCCCTGTGCGTGCAAGTCCATCTTCACCAAGGTCGGAATCGACACCTGCAGGGGCTCGTGACTGTCTTGCCATCGAGTCTTGTTGAGCAGCTGCACGACGCACCGTAGTGCTCGGCGCAGGAATGTTCGTTGACTGCACTGCAGCTCTACCAGGCTGCACAGGAGGATTGCGACCCCAAGCTGCCTGACGACGAGCTAGAACAAGCTGGTGGAGACGTGCCCTCGCAAGTCTCGCATCGTTGGCTTGGCCATTATTCCGAGGACGATGCACAGCGTTCTGACTAGGCTCAGCTGCGACTGGACTTCGGACATTTGAAGAGAGATTTCGCCCAACTCTAGCTCTGGAACCCTCCTCATAATAGAACTCCAGATGATTCTGCTGCTTGTGCTCGAGAACTGAAACGTGGAC
This genomic interval from Cercospora beticola chromosome 7, complete sequence contains the following:
- a CDS encoding uncharacterized protein (antiSMASH:Cluster_5), whose product is MQQAVGTRKRPAPGASPLVQQPMTPQSAFYQPMPDNAADFNNNFDFANGFGNDQTFSTPTFDDSNQFAFNNAQPQAYNAGLAPGQSTDLVRRGRNQQLAAPNGTVQQEAWNGSSYGNMTGNGQEESESDLEAKVALAKREASGKRKQIPPFVMKLSSFLNKEDNADKIKWSEDGRSFIVLDEDEFARTLIPELFKHNNYASFVRQLNMYGFHKKVDIADGSLRQSESARKGQKPPSMYSHPYFRRNRPDLLWLIQKPTGKSGAKRKRDGTVKGEGYDSDDERQFSPGPEGRPSGEVGNVGANGLAQMPRTEMAAVRQELKKLQQQQGMISRMINQLKEQNEHFYRQATAFQELHDRHENSINAILTFLATFYNRSLEGHSGPGVVNMFGNQTQNSQQQHGSVVEEYHDSTTDASNQVQRYTKKPQLLLGAPHAKDSTSGTVTPNSRQSVSPPGGNSPPLKHDSSAALRPGSTDPVNGRGTSATSPVIKEDAETPTYLNSVPDNNQVMSYINNANATSASTENTPAFDISALGDYSNAVGGLTPQQRSTMLAMINQHGGASSNENNALVAPNAPSVQQHMENIKQNKEQLEALTAMQASTNQSIQNIQERIGQFSPGAPFSGDDAGGSLPDFIMDDLLQGPVNDSDFNNFDNNFDFQAAAEQTNPDWNNDYFGEAGDTGADMFQTDGTNGLDHDHLAVSSGGTGTVEVLSSEAASPSAAQSVSEDVEGHELDTKASNKKRRVK
- a CDS encoding uncharacterized protein (antiSMASH:Cluster_5) encodes the protein MFAVAREKFRGWLTAAAESEEFRKVQLEKEVRDLEARREQLRVHVSVLEHKQQNHLEFYYEEGSRARVGRNLSSNVRSPVAAEPSQNAVHRPRNNGQANDARLARARLHQLVLARRQAAWGRNPPVQPGRAAVQSTNIPAPSTTVRRAAAQQDSMARQSRAPAGVDSDLGEDGLARTGESGNPIVLPSHQQLQMHQSSRARRLAREQEPMATRPAQTDSVGSNSSPSSRQPEPSDPHQRPYLALQQDWNPEDSSDSDGDRSRASSVAGMASEEDEGTQADWAAARELDAAQALMS